The sequence CCTCGCGTGCGGGTGGCCACCAAGGGCAGTCCTTAAGGGCCCATCTCGATCTACATCCAGCCGAGCGACACCCGCGTGCGACCCCCGCTCCGCAACCCCAAGTCTACAATTGATAACAACATCACGCCGTCTTGACCAGCGTGACCGCCGATTCGCCCAGCGTATCGCGCAGCTGAACGAGCAGCTCCGGACGCGGCATCACGGTCAGAGAACGCGAGCGAAGCCGGGGCGAATCGTCGTCGCCGCCGTTAGTCCAGCGCACGATCAGAGGCGCTGGACCGGGCGACGCAATGAGCAGAGCGGTTGCGCGACGAATCGAGTCCGCGTCGGAGTCGTGGCCCAGATTGATGCAGAGGCCGACGGCTCCGCTCTCTCGCACCGACGCGAGCGGCGTCACCCCGTCGAGGAAGATGGGAGGATCCTCCTCGTCCCGCTCCCGGCCGGAGACGGCCCCGCGCAGCAGCACCGGGGTGTCCTTCTGCAACGAGTCCTTGTTTCGCTCCCAGGATTCCCCGAAGGCCAGCACGGTGGCAGTTCCGTGGAAGTCCTCCACCGTGATCCGGCCCCACTCTGCACCGTCACGCTTGGAAATCTGGCGGCTCACCTCGGTGACGACGCATGCCAACTCCACCTTCTGATCCCTGAACTCCTTCAGGTTGGCGGTGTTCACCCGGTCGAAGAGGGCCATCTCCTCGCGGTAGCGGTCGAGCGGGTGTCCCGAGATGAAGAAGCCGAGGATCTCCTTCTCGCGCTGCAGCCGTTCGCTCTCCGGCCACGGCTGGACGTTGGGCAAGGGGGGCTCGGAGATTCCCGCACTGTTGACAGAGTCCTCGCCGAGCAGGTCGCCGAAGATGTTCTCCTGGATGCTCTCGCGATCCTTCTGCGCCTGTTGCGCGGCGGCAAAGGCAGCTTCCAGCCCCGCGAGGAGCTGGGCGCGGCCCTGCGGGGCGAAGCCGTCCAGGGCTCCCGCGCAGATCAACGCCTCCACGACCCGCTTATTGCAGAGGCGCAGGTCGATCCGGCAGAGGAAGTCGAAGAGCGACTTGAACGGCCCCTCCGCCTCCCGCGCAGCGAGGATGGAGCGCACCGCTCCCTCGCCCACCCCGCGGATCGCCCCCAGCCCGAAACGGATGTCGCCCACACCGTCGCCGACGACGGTGAACTTCAGGTTCGATTCGTTCACGTGGGGCGGAAGCACCTCCAGACCGCGCGGGCAGCGCTCCGGAAGGTACTTGCCCATCTCGCGGCAGGCGGCGATGTACGCCACGACATCCTCGGTCTTGTCCACCACCGAGCTGAGCAGCGCGGCCATGAACTCGGCGGGATACCAGCATTTCAACCAGGCTGTCTGGTAGGCGATCAGCCCGTAGGCGGCGCTGTGTGACTTGTTGAAGCCGTATCGCCCGAACGCCTCGATCTGCTCAGCCAGGTCCTCGATCAGCTTACGGTCGTGGCCGCGCGCCACCGCCCGCTCCACGAAGCCGCCCAGCTCCTTCTTGATCAGCTCGGCGTCCTTCTTTCCCACCGCCTTGCGGAGCACGTCCGCCTCGGCCAGGGAGAAGCCGGCCAGGATCTGGGCGATTCGCATCACCTGCTCCTGGTAGACGATGACCCCGTAGGTCGGCTCGAGCACCTCGGCCAGGTCCGGGTGGGGGTAGGAGACCGGCTCCTGACCGAGCTTCCGGCGGATGTAGACCAGGTCCATCCCCATGTCGAGCGGGCCTGGTCGCACCAGCGCGTTGGCGGCGATCAGGTCGTCGAACCGATCCGCCTTCATTGCGCGCAGCTTCTCGGTCGCGAGCGCCGATTCGAACTGGAACACGCCAGCCGTGCCGCCGCGGGCGAGCATCCGGTAGACCGCTGGATCGTCCAGCGGAATGTCCTCGACCCGGCCGTACTCCACTCCGGTCTCGGGATGTCGCAGCTTGCCGCCGTGGCGGCTGCGGATCGTCGCTACCGCGTCGTGGATGACCGTGAGCGTCTTCAGGCCCAGGAAGTCCATCTTGAGCATGCCCGCCTTCTCCAGGCAGGTCATGTCGTACTGCGTCACCAGTACCGACTCACCGTCGGCTCCTCCCGCGCCCTTGGTGCTCTGGGTGCAGATCGGCACGTAGTCCTGCAGTGGCCCGGGCGCGATCACCACGCCTGCCGCGTGGACGCTGGAATGGCGGGAGAGCCCTTCGAGCGTCTGCGAGTAGTCGAGGAGCCGGCGGTAGCGTTCCTCCTGCTCGTACAGCGTGCGGATCTCCGGGATCTGCTTCACCGCCTCCGCTACCGTCAGGGAGTACGCCGGCCCGTTGGGAATCAACTTCGCCAGACGGTCGGTTTCCGCCGGGAGGAAGCCGAGCGTCCGGCCAACGTCCTTCACCACCGCCCGGGACTTCATGGTGCCGAAGGTGATGATCTGACCGACCGCGTCGCGTCCGTACTTCTCTCGCACGTACTCGATCACCTCGCCGCGCCGCTCGAAGCAGAAGTCCACGTCGATGTCGGGCATCGACACGCGCTCGGGGTTCAGGAAGCGCTCGAACAGGAGATCGAAGCGGATGGGACAGATGTCCGTGATCCCCATGCAGTAGGCGACGATGGACCCTGCTGCGGAGCCCCGGCCCGGCCCCACCGGGATGCCGTGCTGGCGCGCCCAGCGGATGAAATCGGCGGTGATGAGGAAGTAGCCCGAATAGCCGAGCTTGGTGATCACGTCGAGCTCGTATTCGACCCGTTCGCGGATGTGGGGCGGGATGTCGTCGGCCGCCTTTCCGGCGGTGCCCATGGACTCGCCGTCGGCCTGGCCGCTGGCCGCCTGAACGGTCGCCGTGGAGGAGTCATCACCGGTCTTCTTGCCGTACCGCTGCCGCGCCCCGCTCCAGACCCAGGCCCGCAGCATCTCCTCTTCCGATGCAAAGCCCTCCGATTCGGTGGGGAAGCGCGGAACGTAGTACTTCTTCTCGAACTGGAGGTCGACCTCGTCGGCAATGCGCAGGGTGTTCTCCAGCACGTCCGGACGATCCGGGAAGAACTGGGCGATCTCGAGGTGGTTCTTGAAGTACAGCCCCTCGTCGTAGCGCATCCGGTCGGGATCGGAGTGATCCTTTCCCAGACCGATGCAGAGCAGGATGTCGTGCGCCGGGTGATCTTCGGCCCGAAGGAAGTGCGCGTCGTTGGTGGCCACCACCGGAAGTCCGACCTGGTCGGCCAAGGCCAGGATTCGGCGGTTCAGCTCCGCCTGACCCTCGTAGTCGTGCGCCTGCACCTCGAGGTAGTAGCGACCAGGGAAGGTCTCGGCGTACCAGGCGGCCGCCTCGCGCGCCTCGTCCTCGCGTCCCTCCATGAGGTGCTGGGCGACCTCCCCCGCCAGGCAGGCGCTGGTGACGATGAGACCCTCGGAGTACCGCGCCAGCACCTCCCGATCGATGCGCGGCTTGAAGTAGAACCCCTCGCTGAAGCCGATGGAGGAGAGGCGGGCGAGGTTGCGGTAGCCGATCAGGTCGCGCGCCAGCAGGACCAGGTGGTAGTAGCCCTTCTCCCCCTTGACCTTACCGCGCTCGAAGCGACTCCCGGGCGCGACGTAGGCCTCCATCCCCACGATCGGTTTCAGACCCGCCTTTCTGGCCTTCTCCTGGAAGATCCAGGCGCCGTACATCACGCCGTGATCGGTGAGCGCGAGAGCAGGCTGCTCGAACTCCAGCGCTCGGGTGATGAGGTCGCCGACGCGGTTGGCGCCGTCGAGAAGGGAGTACTCCGAGTGGCAGTGCAGGTGAACGAACGACATCGATTCCTGAAATGGGGGAGGTCCTGGCGGGAGCCGGCGAAAGCCGCCGCGCGCCCTGGATCGGCGGCCGGTTCGGCCCCACCGACGAAGAACTCAAAGCGAAAGCTTGCTTGCGGTTAATATGGTCCGAGCCGGAGGGTGGGAGCAAGGGACGGGTCGGGGCCGCCAGCTTTGATCCGAAGGCGCAAATCATGCTGCTTTCGGTGACGGACGGCGGGCGATATATGTGGCGCCGTCATAGCGGTCGGAATCCGATCGGCAGGCCTGGGAGGCGACTCGCTCCGAGGCCCGTTCGTGTCGTCGTGTGTTCCGACTCCACACCCATCCAGCGTTGGAGGACTCGCAATGAAACGATTCTTCGTTCGGAAGGGTCGTGGCGAGCACGCAAGCGTGCGATCCGCGACCCGGCCGTTGAAGCGGGTGGTACCGCTTCTCGTGCTGGGACTTGCCTTGCCTGGTGTGCTCGCCGCGCAGACGGTGACAGGTACGGTGGTCGCCTCCGAATCCGGGTCTCCGCTCCCCGGAGTGACCGTCAACGTGCAGGGCACCGATGTGACCACCGTCACCGACGCCTCGGGGCGCTACACCGTCGAGGTCAACAACCCGCAGACCGACACGCTGACCTTCAGCTCGATCGGCTACGCCACCCAGAATGTGCCGGTCAACGGTCGCACCACCATCGACGTCACCCTGGTGCAGCAGGCGGTGGCGCTGGAGGAGTTGGTGGTGGTCGGTTACGGCACACAGCAGCGGCGGGACGTGACTGGGGCGGTGGCGTCGGTGGAAACGGAAGACGTCGCGCAGGTGGCCACCCCAAACGTTGAGCAAGCGCTACAAGGGCGGATCGCGGGCGTCCAGGTCAGCCCCAACTCGGGTGAGCCCGGACAGAGCGCGGTGGTCCGCATCCGCGGCGTGGGCACGCTGAACAACGCCTCCCCCCTCTACGTCGTCGACGGGATGCTGCTCGACGACATCTCCTTCCTGAACCCCAATGACATCGCCTCCATGGAGGTCCTGAAGGACGCTTCGGCGACGGCGATCTACGGGTCTCGAGGGGCGAACGGCGTGATCATCGTGACCACCAAGCAGGGGGCCATCGACACCCCGACCCGGTTCACGGTGAGCGCCTACGCGGGGTTCCAGGAGGTTCAGAACCCCATCGACATGGTAAACGCGCGGCAGTACGCCGAGCTCGCGAACGAGCTGGCCGCGAATCAGGGTCTGCCGGAACCGTATTTCCCCGACCCGGCCGCGGTGGGACCGGGCACTGACTGGCAGGACGAGATCTTCCGGACGGCCCCGATCCAGAACTACCAGGCCAGCGTGAGTGGCGGCAGCGACCGCGTCTCTTACTACTTCAGCGGCAACTTCATCCGTCAGGACGGAATCATCCCGAAGTCCGACTACGAGCGCATCACCCTGCGCCTCAATAACGACTACGACCTCACGGAGACGTTGCGGCTGGGTAACAACTTCAACTTCAGCTACATCGACGATAAGCGGGCCCCGAACGTCCTGCGGACGCTCTATTACGCCGACCCGACGATCCAGCCCCGGGACGAAAACGGGAATTTCACCGACGGGAACGTCCGTTCCTCCGCCGGAAACCCCGCCGCGACGGTGTTCTACACCAACAATGGGGGCGAGCGGACGCGGCTGGTCGGCAATCTGTTCGCGGAGCTCGACTTCCTGAACGACTTCACCTTCCGAACCAGCTTCGGCGTCGATCACGATCGGGACCAGTTCCGCAACTTCGTCCCGGAGTTCATCGTCTCGCCCATCCAGCAGAACGTCGACTCCGACCTGACCGTCGAGACCACGACGAACAGCTCCTGGCTGTGGGAGAACACGGTGAACTACGACTGGGTGGGGGAACGGCATCGCGTCTCCGCGGTCGCGGGCATCACCGCGCAGTCGTTCTATACGGAGCGGCTCGGCGGGTCGCGAACGAATCTGGTCGGCGACGATCCCAGCCTCTGGTACCTCAACGCGGGTGACGAGGAGGGGCAGACCAACTTCAACACCGCCGAGGATTGGCGGATGCTCTCCTACCTCTTCCGAACGAACTACGCGCTGCTGGACCGCTATCTCCTGACCGCCTCGCTGCGGATCGATGGTTCTTCGCGGTTCGGTTCGGAGAACCGCTACGGCTGGTTCCCTTCCGTGGCGGTCGGATGGGACCTCGCCCAGGAAGCCTTCATGCAGGACTACGAGAACGTGTCCGCGCTGAAGTTGAGGGCGAGCTGGGGACAGATCGGGAACGACAAGATCGGTGCGTACCCGGGGATTCCCGTCGTGACGGGGAATCTCAACGCGATTTTCGGGGAGGACGAAACGATGTTCTTCGGGGCTTCGCCCATCGAGCTGGCGAACCCGGATGTCAAGTGGGAGCGAACGAGCCAGACCAACATCGGCCTGGATGCATCGTTCTTCGATGGTAGGGTGGGTGCGACCCTCGATTGGTACAACCGGCTGACCGACGGAATTCTGGTGCGCGTGCCGATCCCCGACTTCGTCGGCGTGTCCACGCAGCCCTTCGTCAACGCGGCCGAGGTGCTGAACCGCGGCTTCGAGGCGACGCTCGAACTGAATCAGCAGTTCGGCGAGCTCGGCGTGTCGCTCGGACTGAACGCCTCCACCATCGATAACGAGGTGAAGGAGCTGGGGCAGGGCAACGAGGCGATCTTCGGTGGCGGGCTCGGGAACGAGGTCGGAATCACCACCCGCACGGAGATCGGTCACCCGATTGGCGCCTTCTGGGGATTCAAGGTCGACGGCGTCTTCCAGACGCCCGAGGAGGTGGCGGCGGGTCCGCTGCGCGGCGGCGAACAGCCCGGCGACCTGCGCTACGTGGATACGAACGGAGACGGAGTCATCACCGATGCCGACAAGACCTTCCTCGGCTCTCCGATTCCGGACGTCATCTACGGCATGAACATCGACCTCAACTGGCGGTGGTTCGACTTCTCGGCGAACTTCAGCGGCCAGTCGGGCAACGAGGTCTACAACGGCAAGAAGGCGGTGCGCTTCGGGGTGGACAACTTCGAGAAATCCTTCCTGAACCGCTGGACGGGCCCGGGGACGAGCACGACCGAGCCTCGCGTGACCAATGCCGGACACAACTATCTCGCATCGGAGCGCTTCATCGAGGACGGCTCTTTCTTCAAGCTGAACTCGGCGCAGCTCGGCTACCGTCTGCCGGAGTCGGTGACCAGCCAGCTGAACCTGGCCTCGGCTCGTATCTACGTGAACGGCACCAACCTGTTCACGCTTACGGACTACAGCGGCTACACCCCCGAGCTCATTTCGGGGGAGGTGATCAACAGCGGCATCGATCTGGGGGTCTACCCCACGATGCGTGTGATCTCCTTCGGCATGGACGTGTCGTTCTGAGCCGCCATTACATCGAACTCTTCGATTTCCAAGCGATATGAAACCGCTAATGCATAAGAGGTCTGGGGGGCGACGGCGGGTCGCGGCGACCCTGTTGACCCTGCTGGCCGCCGTGGGCTTCTCCGGCTGCGAGGACTTCCTTTCGACGGAGCCGCGCGGGGAGCTGACCACTCCCAACTTCTTCACCAACGAGAGCCACGCGGTACAGGCGACCAACGCCACCTACAACATGCTCCGCGCCTGGCCGGTGCACGTGTTCGCCTGGATCGGAATGACGGACATCGTCTCCGATGACGCGACCAAAGGCAGCGTTCCGGCGGACGCGAGCTTCCTCGGTGACCTGGACGACCTGAACTTCGATCCGGGCAACATCGCCTTCAGCACGGTCTGGGAGGGCTACTACCAGGGGATCTACCGCGCGAACGTCGCGATCCAGAACATCCCCCAGGTGGACATGGATGAGACCCTCAAGGCGCGGCTGATCGGCGAGAACCAGTTCCTCCGCGCGTACTTCTACTTCTTCCTCGTGCGAGCCTTCGGCGGTGTGCCGCTGATCCTGGAGCCCCTGGTCGCGGGCGAGTTCGATCAGACGCGAGCCACCGCGGAAGAGGTCTACAACCAGATCGAGCAGGATCTGCTCTCCGCCATCGAGGTGCTTCCGGAGCAGTACGGGGCTGCCGATGTCGGTCGCGCGACGAAGGGGGCGGCCCGGGCACTCCTCGGCAAGGTGTACCTGTTCCAGGGAGAGTACGAGAACGCGTACGAACAGCTCCGGCAGGTGATCGATTCGGGTGTGTACAGCCTCTATCCCACCTACCGGCAGCTCTTCACCCCGGCGGGTGAGAATTCTTCGGAGGCGGTGTTCGAGGTGCAGAACACCACGCTGGAGGCGGGAGGCGGCTCCAGCCAGTACGCGCAGGTTCAGGGAATCCGCGGCATTCCGAACGTGGGATGGGGCTTCAACACCCCCTCCGACGACCTCGAGGCGAGCTACGAGCCGGGGGATCCGCGTCTGCAGACCACCATTCTGTATCCCTGGGAGATGCTCCCGGATGATCCCAACCGGGTGGTCTACCTGAACCCGAGCATGCCCAACAACCGGTACAACCAGAAGGTCTACACCTCGCCGGATACTCCGCGTGGGTCCGACAACAGCAGCGTGAACATCCGTCGGATCCGCTATGCGGATGTGCTGTTGATGGCGGCCGAGGCGGCCTTCCGGACCGGTCGTGAGGACGAGGCCCGCACCTGGCTCAACCAGGTGAGGACCCGCGCTCGAGACGGCCACAAGAACACCGTGGGGATTTTCGTGGAGACGCTCGCCCAGTCCATCGCGACCCAGGTGCTGGGGCGTGGTGCGGGCGAGAGCCGGGCGTTCGTGCGCTACGTGAACCCGGAGAGCGACGCCTTCGACGCGGGGGTGCGGAGCTTCGTCAGCGCCTGCCAGGACCCGTGTGCGGAAGCGCCCGTTCCGCCCGTGCGGGTAACCAGCATCGACATCATCGAGACGGTCAACGGCAGCCCGGTGCGCGACGCGGACCAGTTCCTCGCGGCCGTGGACGCCGTGCCGACCGGCGCTCCGGTGGTGCTGACCGGTGAGCGAATCGAGCAAGCAGGCGACGGCTCGACCACCAGCTCCGACTTCATCGTCACGCTGACCGCCCAGCCGCTCCTGCCGGAGGTCACGGCCAGCGGAGACGCGCTTCTGCAGGCGATCTGGGCCGAGCGACGCTGGGAGCTGGCGATGGAGCAGCACCGTTGGTTCGATATCATTCGCCAGGGCCGCGCACCTCAGATCATGGGCGCCCTGGGCAAGACCTTCCAGGAAGGGAAGCACGAGCTGTATCCGCTCCCGGCCACGGAAGTGCAGATCACCGGATTGCAGCAGAATCCGGGATATTGAGGGAATGACAGGGTGACAAGGTGACAAGGTAGGCGGGGCAGGCAAGACAAGGAGACAAGGGGACAAGGAGACAAGGGGTGAGCGACCTTCACGCTGACCCCGTCAACGCGAGAGGCTGGCACGCGTGACCTTGTCCCCTGTCACCCTGTCGTCACGCCGTCGATTTTGTCACCCCGTCACCCTGTCACCTTGTCATCCGTTCCTCCTTGTCTCCTTGTCTGACTAACTCCTTGTCTGCCATGCGCTACCTCACCCTCCTGAGCCTCCTCCTCCCCCTCATGGGCTGTGCGAACGCGACCACGAGCCCGGATCGGGCGCCCCCGGCCTTCGATGATTTTGTTCCCGAGGTGCAGGAGCGTACCTTCCGGTGGTTCTGGGATACGACCAATCCGGAGAACGGCCTGGTGCCTGACCGGTGGCCGGAGCCGCCGTTCGCCAGCATCGCGGCGGTCGGGTTCGGGCTGAGCGCCTATCCGGTCGGCGTGGAGCGGGGCTGGATCACGCGCGAGGAGGCGCGCGAGCGAACGCTGAATACTCTGCGGTTCTTCTGGAACGCTCCCCAGGGGGACGCCGCCACGGGAATGACCGGATACCGTGGCTTCTTCTATCACTTCATCGACATGGACCAGGGCCTCCGGTACCGCGACGTGGAGCTCTCGACTATTGACACCGCGCTGCTCATGGCCGGGGTTCTCACGGTGGGCGAGTACTTCGACCAGGACGACCCGGTCGAGGAGGAGATCCGCGCACTGGCGGATTCGCTCTACCGACGGGTGGAGTGGGACTGGTTCCAGCGCGAGGACGGGCTGATCCGGATGGCCTGGTATCCCGACCGCGGCTTCGGGCCGCCGGTCTACACGGGGTACAACGAGGCGATGATCCTCTACCTGCTCGCCCTGGGATCTCCCACCCATCCGGTGGATGCGCGAGCCTGGAGCGCCTTCACCAGTTCGTACGAGTGGGCGGACTTCTACGGGCAGGAGCACGTGAACTTCGCCCCCCTGTTCGGCCACCAGTACTCACACATCTGGGTCGATTTCCGGGGGATTCGCGACGCCTACATGCGCAGCCGGGGGATCGATTACTTCGAGAACTCGCGCCGTGCAGCGCTGGCCCAACGGGAGTACGCGATCGACAACCCCAACGGGTGGGTGGGCTACGACGCGAACGTCTGGGGCCTGACGGCCAGCGACGGTCCGGTCGGCGCCACGATCGTCATCGATGGGCGGGAGCGGCAGTTCCGGACCTACTGGGCGCGCGGAGCGGCGGCCGGGGACATCCGCGACGACGGCACCATTGCACCCACGGCGGTGGGCGGGTCCTTCCCCTTCGTCCCCGAGCTTGCGGCCCAGGCGCTCCGCACCATGGCGGAGCGCTACGGGGAGCACCTCTACCGCGAGTACGGATTCATCGACGCGTTCAATCCCACGCTCCGGACCGAACATCCGGTCACGGCGGGTGAGATCGTGCCAGGAGTGGGTTGGTTCGACGACCAGTATCTGGGCATCGATCAGGGGCCAATCGTACTCATGATCGAGAACTATCGCTCGGAGCTGATCTGGAGGCTCATGCGGAACAACGACTACATCGTACG is a genomic window of Longimicrobiaceae bacterium containing:
- the dnaE gene encoding DNA polymerase III subunit alpha, giving the protein MSFVHLHCHSEYSLLDGANRVGDLITRALEFEQPALALTDHGVMYGAWIFQEKARKAGLKPIVGMEAYVAPGSRFERGKVKGEKGYYHLVLLARDLIGYRNLARLSSIGFSEGFYFKPRIDREVLARYSEGLIVTSACLAGEVAQHLMEGREDEAREAAAWYAETFPGRYYLEVQAHDYEGQAELNRRILALADQVGLPVVATNDAHFLRAEDHPAHDILLCIGLGKDHSDPDRMRYDEGLYFKNHLEIAQFFPDRPDVLENTLRIADEVDLQFEKKYYVPRFPTESEGFASEEEMLRAWVWSGARQRYGKKTGDDSSTATVQAASGQADGESMGTAGKAADDIPPHIRERVEYELDVITKLGYSGYFLITADFIRWARQHGIPVGPGRGSAAGSIVAYCMGITDICPIRFDLLFERFLNPERVSMPDIDVDFCFERRGEVIEYVREKYGRDAVGQIITFGTMKSRAVVKDVGRTLGFLPAETDRLAKLIPNGPAYSLTVAEAVKQIPEIRTLYEQEERYRRLLDYSQTLEGLSRHSSVHAAGVVIAPGPLQDYVPICTQSTKGAGGADGESVLVTQYDMTCLEKAGMLKMDFLGLKTLTVIHDAVATIRSRHGGKLRHPETGVEYGRVEDIPLDDPAVYRMLARGGTAGVFQFESALATEKLRAMKADRFDDLIAANALVRPGPLDMGMDLVYIRRKLGQEPVSYPHPDLAEVLEPTYGVIVYQEQVMRIAQILAGFSLAEADVLRKAVGKKDAELIKKELGGFVERAVARGHDRKLIEDLAEQIEAFGRYGFNKSHSAAYGLIAYQTAWLKCWYPAEFMAALLSSVVDKTEDVVAYIAACREMGKYLPERCPRGLEVLPPHVNESNLKFTVVGDGVGDIRFGLGAIRGVGEGAVRSILAAREAEGPFKSLFDFLCRIDLRLCNKRVVEALICAGALDGFAPQGRAQLLAGLEAAFAAAQQAQKDRESIQENIFGDLLGEDSVNSAGISEPPLPNVQPWPESERLQREKEILGFFISGHPLDRYREEMALFDRVNTANLKEFRDQKVELACVVTEVSRQISKRDGAEWGRITVEDFHGTATVLAFGESWERNKDSLQKDTPVLLRGAVSGRERDEEDPPIFLDGVTPLASVRESGAVGLCINLGHDSDADSIRRATALLIASPGPAPLIVRWTNGGDDDSPRLRSRSLTVMPRPELLVQLRDTLGESAVTLVKTA
- a CDS encoding TonB-dependent receptor yields the protein MKRFFVRKGRGEHASVRSATRPLKRVVPLLVLGLALPGVLAAQTVTGTVVASESGSPLPGVTVNVQGTDVTTVTDASGRYTVEVNNPQTDTLTFSSIGYATQNVPVNGRTTIDVTLVQQAVALEELVVVGYGTQQRRDVTGAVASVETEDVAQVATPNVEQALQGRIAGVQVSPNSGEPGQSAVVRIRGVGTLNNASPLYVVDGMLLDDISFLNPNDIASMEVLKDASATAIYGSRGANGVIIVTTKQGAIDTPTRFTVSAYAGFQEVQNPIDMVNARQYAELANELAANQGLPEPYFPDPAAVGPGTDWQDEIFRTAPIQNYQASVSGGSDRVSYYFSGNFIRQDGIIPKSDYERITLRLNNDYDLTETLRLGNNFNFSYIDDKRAPNVLRTLYYADPTIQPRDENGNFTDGNVRSSAGNPAATVFYTNNGGERTRLVGNLFAELDFLNDFTFRTSFGVDHDRDQFRNFVPEFIVSPIQQNVDSDLTVETTTNSSWLWENTVNYDWVGERHRVSAVAGITAQSFYTERLGGSRTNLVGDDPSLWYLNAGDEEGQTNFNTAEDWRMLSYLFRTNYALLDRYLLTASLRIDGSSRFGSENRYGWFPSVAVGWDLAQEAFMQDYENVSALKLRASWGQIGNDKIGAYPGIPVVTGNLNAIFGEDETMFFGASPIELANPDVKWERTSQTNIGLDASFFDGRVGATLDWYNRLTDGILVRVPIPDFVGVSTQPFVNAAEVLNRGFEATLELNQQFGELGVSLGLNASTIDNEVKELGQGNEAIFGGGLGNEVGITTRTEIGHPIGAFWGFKVDGVFQTPEEVAAGPLRGGEQPGDLRYVDTNGDGVITDADKTFLGSPIPDVIYGMNIDLNWRWFDFSANFSGQSGNEVYNGKKAVRFGVDNFEKSFLNRWTGPGTSTTEPRVTNAGHNYLASERFIEDGSFFKLNSAQLGYRLPESVTSQLNLASARIYVNGTNLFTLTDYSGYTPELISGEVINSGIDLGVYPTMRVISFGMDVSF
- a CDS encoding RagB/SusD family nutrient uptake outer membrane protein, which encodes MHKRSGGRRRVAATLLTLLAAVGFSGCEDFLSTEPRGELTTPNFFTNESHAVQATNATYNMLRAWPVHVFAWIGMTDIVSDDATKGSVPADASFLGDLDDLNFDPGNIAFSTVWEGYYQGIYRANVAIQNIPQVDMDETLKARLIGENQFLRAYFYFFLVRAFGGVPLILEPLVAGEFDQTRATAEEVYNQIEQDLLSAIEVLPEQYGAADVGRATKGAARALLGKVYLFQGEYENAYEQLRQVIDSGVYSLYPTYRQLFTPAGENSSEAVFEVQNTTLEAGGGSSQYAQVQGIRGIPNVGWGFNTPSDDLEASYEPGDPRLQTTILYPWEMLPDDPNRVVYLNPSMPNNRYNQKVYTSPDTPRGSDNSSVNIRRIRYADVLLMAAEAAFRTGREDEARTWLNQVRTRARDGHKNTVGIFVETLAQSIATQVLGRGAGESRAFVRYVNPESDAFDAGVRSFVSACQDPCAEAPVPPVRVTSIDIIETVNGSPVRDADQFLAAVDAVPTGAPVVLTGERIEQAGDGSTTSSDFIVTLTAQPLLPEVTASGDALLQAIWAERRWELAMEQHRWFDIIRQGRAPQIMGALGKTFQEGKHELYPLPATEVQITGLQQNPGY
- a CDS encoding glucoamylase family protein; the encoded protein is MRYLTLLSLLLPLMGCANATTSPDRAPPAFDDFVPEVQERTFRWFWDTTNPENGLVPDRWPEPPFASIAAVGFGLSAYPVGVERGWITREEARERTLNTLRFFWNAPQGDAATGMTGYRGFFYHFIDMDQGLRYRDVELSTIDTALLMAGVLTVGEYFDQDDPVEEEIRALADSLYRRVEWDWFQREDGLIRMAWYPDRGFGPPVYTGYNEAMILYLLALGSPTHPVDARAWSAFTSSYEWADFYGQEHVNFAPLFGHQYSHIWVDFRGIRDAYMRSRGIDYFENSRRAALAQREYAIDNPNGWVGYDANVWGLTASDGPVGATIVIDGRERQFRTYWARGAAAGDIRDDGTIAPTAVGGSFPFVPELAAQALRTMAERYGEHLYREYGFIDAFNPTLRTEHPVTAGEIVPGVGWFDDQYLGIDQGPIVLMIENYRSELIWRLMRNNDYIVRGLCRAGFSGGWLEGRCTQ